The following are encoded together in the Actinoplanes sp. N902-109 genome:
- a CDS encoding fibronectin type III domain-containing protein, whose product MDANGNLFIGDTGTARIYKVTAAGVLSIFAGTGGTGAPANGSATSSAVVPDSMTIDTAGTLYVGWLNRAYVLKITAAGVLSTVIGTGTPGAPGLGVIVAGLTAIGKPAALALDAAGNLYVGDITNNRVYRIALVGLTISSFAGNGTVGPPVPGSASSPVPLPTAMTVDSAGTLFVSESYSHQILGFVTTGTGAPALVAGTGGTGAPVPGVATGSPLGGTLALAATGADTVLVADTSNNYLLRLTAPTVPDAPTGLSAAPAPSSAVLTFSAPASTGGSAITGYQVTTNGGLTWTTLATTGGATRTGTLTGLVNGLTYTVQVRAVNAVGASAASAGTTVTPATAPGVPTLPSAVGGDASITMIYTAPLDNGGSAVTGYQTSIDGGGTWVTLPANNTITGLTNGMAYTVLLRAVNAVGPGAATAGLTATPRGAPAAPTGLTAVAGNRQAVLTFTTPADGGYPILGYQVSTDDGSTWSGLTVTTSGTVNTGTVTGLANGTTYRIRVRAQNLGGNGTPSSAVTVTPPVVPADAPTGLTATSGSGTATLSFADPANPGGPITGYQVSTDNGSTWSALDVTTGLLGVRNATVSGLTNGVTYAIRVRVVNAAGPGAASDPASATPRGVPYAPAGLSAVAGDRQATLTFTTPGDGGYPILGYQVSTDDGSTWNGLTVTTSGTVNTGTVTGLANGTTYPIRVRAVNLAGTGPASSAVTVTLVALPPDAPTGLTVTTSSSTGGGSPGGGSPGSTGGSTGGGSTGGATASLSFNAPANTGGSPITGYEVSTDNGATWAPITVTTGLSGVQQGTVTGLTNGTTYAFRVRAVNTAGKGAASAAVSATPRDVPYAPTDLTAAAGDRQATLTFTTPGDGGYPLLGYQVSTDDGSTWNGLTVTTSGTVNTGTVTGLANGTTYAIRVRAVNLAGAGAASGPATVTLAAVPPDAPTGLVAVAGDTTAALTFNAPGNTGGSPITGYEVSTDDGTTWTPADVSTGLLGVRNATVNGLTNGVTYPVRVRAVTAAGAGAASAAVTVTPRGMPYAPTALTVVPGNGQATLTFTTPGDGGYPLLGYQVSTDDGSTWNGLTVTTSGTVNTGTVTGLTNGTTYRIRVRAQNLAGAGPATAAVPVVPATVPGAPTGVTVTAGNTEATVTFTPPADTGGSPITGYQVSTDNGGTWVALPANGLVTGLTNNTTYAVRVRAVNAIGAGAASAAVNVTPIPATPDPPTGLTAVRGDRSAALTFQAPAMTGTSPISGYEVSTDNGGTWTALPADRVVTGLTNGTTYTVRVRAVNVSGAGPASAAATVTPATVPDAPGPLTVTAGDRQVLLTFAPPSGTSGGGTTGGGTTGGGTSGGGTSGGGTSGGGTTGGGTTGGGTSGGGSSPGDGGDPVIGYEVSTDDGATWAPLATDRVVTGLSNGTTYRFRVRAVNSVGPGPATAAVEATPATIPGAPSDVSAVPGDGRAVLSFTAPATGGSAITGYETSIDGGATWTPLAADRTVTGLRNGTTYAIQVRAVNAVGAGPASTGASVTPDDGRPGAPAGLTATPGDRRITLAFTPPDRAVTGYEVSLDGGATWTALPDDRTVTGLINGTSYDVQVRAVNEAGAGPATASVTVTPGTTPGAPTGLAATRGDASATVTFTPPADTGGSPVTGYQVSTDDGRTYQDLPADRTINGLTNGVTYPLRVRAVTRYGPGSASGRALVTPAGLPGAPANPVASAGDGQAVLMFTAPDDGGDAITGYQVSIDGGGFRDLPGDNTINGLTNGTTYTLRVRAVNTVGAGPASASTTVTPAAGLPGAPSGLTAMRGNASITVAFTPPAGPVTGYDTTVDGGATWQPLPTDNRITGLTNGTAYVVRVRARNTTGPGPASDPATATPATTPGAPGGLSATPGDSSAILRYAAPADDGGDAITGYQVSIDGGGFRDLPGDNTINGLTNGTTYTLRVRAVNTVGAGPASASTTVTPAAGVPGAPSGLTVTRGDRQITVAFTPPDGPVTGYEYSIDDGVTWQALPGDDTITGLTNGTSYTVRVRARNGSATGPASDGVTVIPAAVPGAPGPVTATAGNSTATITFTPPADDGGSPITGYQVLARSTAPGAGAGDSWTTLEVSGSTTLTGTVANLTNGTTYAVRVRAVNAVGAGAPTASATVTPVTVPGRVPALNASAGDGRAVLMFTAPGDDGGSAITGYEFSLDDSAWTTVPADHTVTGLTNGTTYHVRVRAVNAVGAGAASDTATVTPTAGLPGAPTGLTATRGDSSATVAFTAPAGPVTGYEFSTDDGWNWAPLAADRRIPGLTNGTTYTVRVRAVNDRGSGPASASATVTPAAVPGRPTGLRAVAGDRSASVTFAAPDSDGGSPITGYEVSTDDGGTWVVLAADGKVTGLVNGTTYAVRVRAVNDVGPGPESTAVTVTPIAAPGAPTGLTATAADSAAVLDFTAPPGPVNAYEVSTDDGASWSPLAANRTVTGLTNGTTYRIRVRARNDAGPGTVSNAVTVTPAAVPGRPSGLTAAPGNGTATLTFTAPAGPVDGYEVSVDDGVTWAPLAADRTVPGLTNGNTYTVRVRALNAVGAGPASAGVQVTPRTTPGAPTGLTAAPADSSITVSFTAPADAGGSPITGYDVSVDDGGTWAALAADRTVTGLTNGTTYGVRVRARNAAGAGPAGPSASATPVAGLPGMPAGLVVTRGDASAGLSFTAGTGRVTGYQVSVDDGVNWSALPVTTTDDAGTTTLTATVTGLTNGTTYAVRVRAANTVGTSPPTAAVTVTPATRPSAPTGLVATAGDRSATLAFTAPASGGNPITGYQVSIDGGGFRDLAGDNTITGLTNGRTYTLRVRAVNSVGAGPASTSVTVTPVAVPGAPTGVAARRGNGSATVTFTAPADTGGSPITGYDVSTDDGVTWQALPAGGTVTGLSNGTAYAVRVRARNAVGAGPASDAVTVVPATVPGAPTGLRAAPADASAVLTFTAPTDNGGDPLLGYEASTDDGSTWTPLTVNASGAAVNGRVTGLRNGTAYRIRVRARNGAGAGAPSASTTVTPAAGETPPAVPAAPAQLSAVPGAASATLTVTPGADGGSPVTAYEFSVDGGTTWQPLPADNVIHGLTNGTSYTISVRAVNAVGAGPARTTAVTPRTVPAAPAVTAAAGDSSVTLTVTPGADGGAPITAYQVSLNDGTTWQPLPTNATPGGPTPAPGSGSTATPGSGPTATPGSGTTTTPGSGTTTVPGSGTASGPVVGTVTGLTNGTAYRFLVRALNAAGPGPAGTPVTATPIGGLPGSPGPLTISPGNGSATLSFTPAAGDPTGYEVSIDGGVTWRPLPADRMVAGLRNGTSYAIAVRAVNTAGAGPATPAVTVVPATTPGAPDVVSIVFSGTTATVTFTAPADDGGAFVSGYDVSVDGGATWAAVSVTGSGPLVATVTGLSAGTTYSVVVRARNAVGAGPASSEFAVGVPAAPTAVVVTRSGTSATVTFTAPDDDTVTGYQVSLDGGNTWVTLPADGVLTGLDPAGTYTVRVRAVNASGPGRASTAVTSAPVGPGAPRAVTATAGTSSVLVTWAPPVSSAVPIVGYRVVADPGPATCEVGPSVTSCTLGAVAGVRYTVRVVALAAGDRSTSSAPSAAVLPNAPVVPAAPPASAPSLTTSRGDITTAEPGARLALIGSGFAAHSTVTLVLYSTPRSLGTVVTDAAGTFSKTVTVPADLPAGRHTFLATGVDPAGRSFSRTLTVTVKAASAAPSPASPAPAPSSTTVDHGGDDLLGMPKTGANIALVAATGLLLIGAGVALLLIRRRTDR is encoded by the coding sequence CTGTTCATCGGCGACACCGGGACCGCGCGGATCTACAAGGTGACCGCGGCGGGCGTTCTCTCGATCTTCGCCGGTACGGGCGGTACGGGCGCCCCGGCGAACGGTTCGGCCACGTCCTCCGCCGTGGTGCCGGACAGCATGACGATCGACACCGCCGGCACCCTGTACGTGGGGTGGCTCAACCGCGCCTACGTCCTGAAGATCACCGCCGCCGGGGTGCTGTCGACGGTCATCGGCACCGGCACGCCCGGTGCACCGGGGCTGGGCGTCATCGTCGCGGGCCTGACCGCGATCGGCAAGCCGGCCGCTCTGGCGCTCGACGCCGCCGGCAACCTCTACGTCGGCGACATCACGAACAACCGGGTCTACCGGATCGCCTTGGTCGGGCTGACCATCTCGTCGTTCGCGGGCAACGGCACCGTGGGCCCGCCGGTGCCGGGCAGTGCGTCGTCGCCGGTGCCGCTGCCCACCGCGATGACGGTCGACAGCGCGGGCACCCTGTTCGTCAGCGAGAGCTACAGCCACCAGATCCTGGGGTTCGTCACCACGGGCACGGGCGCCCCGGCGCTGGTCGCGGGGACCGGTGGGACGGGTGCACCGGTGCCCGGGGTGGCCACCGGCTCCCCGCTGGGCGGCACGCTCGCGCTGGCGGCCACCGGTGCCGACACCGTGCTGGTGGCCGACACGTCGAACAACTACCTGCTGCGGCTGACGGCGCCCACGGTGCCCGATGCACCGACCGGGTTGTCGGCCGCCCCGGCGCCGTCGTCGGCGGTGCTGACGTTCTCCGCCCCGGCCAGCACCGGGGGGAGTGCGATCACCGGCTACCAGGTGACCACGAACGGCGGGCTCACCTGGACCACGCTCGCCACCACCGGCGGTGCCACCCGCACCGGCACGTTGACCGGACTGGTCAACGGGTTGACGTACACGGTGCAGGTGCGGGCGGTCAACGCGGTCGGGGCCAGTGCGGCCAGCGCCGGCACGACGGTCACCCCGGCGACGGCCCCCGGCGTGCCGACGCTGCCCTCGGCCGTCGGCGGGGACGCCTCGATCACCATGATCTACACCGCGCCGCTCGACAACGGTGGCAGTGCCGTCACCGGCTATCAGACCTCGATCGACGGCGGCGGCACATGGGTGACCCTGCCGGCGAACAACACCATCACCGGCCTGACGAACGGCATGGCCTACACGGTGCTGCTGCGCGCGGTCAACGCGGTCGGGCCGGGAGCGGCGACCGCCGGGCTCACCGCGACGCCGCGAGGTGCGCCCGCCGCCCCGACCGGGCTGACCGCGGTGGCCGGGAACCGGCAGGCGGTGCTGACGTTCACCACCCCGGCCGACGGCGGCTACCCGATCCTGGGCTACCAGGTGTCAACAGATGACGGGTCAACCTGGAGCGGGTTGACAGTCACCACGTCCGGCACCGTCAACACCGGCACGGTCACCGGCCTGGCGAACGGCACCACCTATCGGATCCGGGTGCGGGCGCAGAACCTCGGCGGCAACGGCACACCCAGCTCCGCGGTCACCGTGACACCGCCGGTCGTACCCGCCGACGCCCCGACCGGCCTGACCGCCACGTCCGGCAGCGGCACCGCGACGCTCAGCTTCGCCGACCCGGCCAACCCGGGCGGCCCGATCACCGGCTACCAGGTGTCCACCGACAACGGGTCGACCTGGTCGGCGCTCGACGTCACCACCGGCCTGCTGGGCGTCAGGAACGCAACGGTCAGCGGTCTCACCAACGGCGTGACGTATGCGATCCGGGTCCGGGTCGTCAACGCAGCCGGTCCCGGTGCGGCCAGCGACCCGGCATCCGCGACCCCGCGGGGTGTGCCGTACGCCCCGGCCGGCCTGTCCGCCGTGGCGGGGGACCGGCAGGCGACGCTGACGTTCACCACGCCGGGCGACGGCGGCTACCCGATCCTGGGTTACCAGGTGTCAACGGATGACGGGTCGACCTGGAACGGGTTGACGGTCACCACGTCGGGCACGGTCAACACGGGCACCGTCACCGGCCTGGCCAACGGGACCACCTACCCGATCCGGGTGCGGGCGGTGAACCTTGCCGGAACCGGGCCGGCGAGCTCGGCGGTGACGGTGACGCTGGTGGCTCTGCCGCCGGACGCGCCGACCGGGCTGACCGTCACGACCAGCTCCTCGACCGGCGGTGGCTCGCCGGGCGGTGGCTCGCCCGGTTCCACCGGTGGCTCGACCGGCGGTGGCTCGACGGGCGGCGCCACGGCCTCGCTTTCCTTCAACGCCCCCGCCAACACGGGCGGCTCGCCGATCACCGGGTACGAGGTGTCCACCGACAACGGGGCGACATGGGCGCCGATCACCGTGACCACCGGGTTGTCGGGGGTTCAGCAGGGCACGGTCACCGGGTTGACCAACGGCACCACCTACGCCTTTCGCGTGCGCGCGGTCAACACGGCGGGCAAAGGCGCCGCCTCGGCTGCGGTGTCGGCGACCCCGCGGGATGTGCCGTACGCGCCGACGGATCTGACGGCGGCGGCGGGGGACCGGCAGGCGACGCTGACGTTCACCACGCCGGGCGACGGCGGCTACCCGCTGCTCGGCTATCAGGTGTCAACGGATGACGGGTCAACCTGGAACGGGTTGACGGTCACCACGTCGGGCACCGTCAACACCGGCACGGTTACCGGCCTGGCCAACGGGACCACCTACGCGATCCGCGTGCGGGCGGTGAATCTTGCCGGAGCCGGCGCCGCGAGCGGGCCCGCCACCGTGACGCTGGCCGCGGTGCCGCCGGACGCCCCGACCGGACTGGTCGCCGTCGCTGGGGACACCACGGCCGCATTGACGTTCAACGCCCCCGGCAACACCGGCGGATCACCGATCACCGGGTACGAGGTGTCCACCGACGACGGCACGACGTGGACTCCTGCCGACGTCAGCACCGGGCTGCTGGGCGTCAGGAACGCGACGGTCAACGGGCTCACCAACGGCGTGACCTACCCGGTGCGGGTGCGGGCGGTCACCGCTGCCGGCGCCGGCGCGGCCTCAGCGGCGGTCACGGTGACCCCGCGCGGTATGCCGTACGCGCCGACCGCGCTGACCGTGGTGCCCGGCAACGGCCAGGCGACGCTGACGTTCACCACCCCGGGTGACGGCGGCTACCCGCTGCTCGGCTATCAGGTGTCAACCGATGACGGGTCGACGTGGAACGGGTTGACGGTCACCACGTCGGGCACCGTCAACACCGGCACCGTCACCGGGTTGACCAACGGCACGACGTACCGGATCCGGGTCCGCGCCCAGAACCTCGCCGGCGCCGGACCGGCGACCGCAGCTGTCCCGGTGGTCCCGGCGACCGTGCCGGGTGCACCGACCGGCGTGACCGTCACCGCGGGCAACACCGAGGCCACCGTGACGTTCACCCCGCCCGCGGACACCGGCGGCTCGCCGATCACCGGCTATCAGGTGTCGACCGACAACGGCGGAACGTGGGTGGCATTGCCCGCCAACGGCTTGGTGACCGGGTTGACGAACAACACCACCTATGCCGTGCGGGTGCGTGCAGTCAATGCGATCGGCGCCGGTGCGGCGAGCGCGGCGGTGAACGTCACGCCGATCCCCGCCACCCCGGACCCGCCGACCGGCCTGACCGCCGTCCGGGGGGACCGCAGCGCGGCGCTGACCTTCCAGGCCCCGGCGATGACCGGCACCAGCCCGATCAGCGGGTACGAGGTGTCGACCGACAACGGCGGCACGTGGACGGCACTGCCCGCGGACCGGGTGGTGACCGGGCTGACCAACGGGACGACGTACACGGTGCGGGTTCGAGCGGTCAATGTGTCCGGAGCTGGTCCGGCCAGCGCGGCGGCGACGGTGACCCCGGCGACCGTGCCGGATGCACCCGGCCCGCTGACGGTGACAGCCGGCGACCGGCAGGTGCTGCTGACCTTCGCCCCGCCCAGCGGCACGTCCGGCGGCGGCACGACTGGCGGCGGCACGACTGGCGGCGGCACGTCCGGCGGCGGCACGTCCGGCGGCGGCACGTCCGGCGGCGGCACGACTGGCGGCGGCACGACTGGCGGCGGCACGTCCGGCGGCGGCTCCTCGCCGGGCGACGGCGGGGATCCCGTCATCGGCTACGAGGTCTCGACCGACGACGGTGCGACCTGGGCCCCGCTGGCTACGGATCGGGTGGTGACCGGGTTGAGCAACGGCACCACCTATCGCTTCCGGGTGCGCGCCGTCAACAGTGTCGGCCCGGGTCCGGCGACGGCAGCGGTCGAGGCCACCCCCGCCACGATCCCGGGCGCGCCGTCCGACGTGAGCGCGGTGCCCGGCGATGGCCGCGCGGTCCTGTCCTTCACCGCCCCCGCCACCGGTGGTTCGGCCATCACCGGCTACGAAACCTCCATCGACGGCGGCGCCACCTGGACCCCGCTCGCCGCCGACCGCACGGTCACCGGGCTGCGCAACGGCACCACGTACGCGATCCAGGTCCGCGCGGTCAACGCGGTCGGGGCCGGGCCGGCGAGCACCGGCGCGAGCGTGACACCGGACGACGGCCGCCCCGGCGCACCGGCCGGGTTGACGGCGACGCCCGGCGACCGGCGGATCACGCTGGCCTTCACCCCGCCGGACCGGGCCGTGACCGGCTACGAGGTCTCCCTGGACGGCGGCGCCACCTGGACCGCCCTGCCGGATGACCGGACGGTGACCGGGCTGATCAACGGCACCTCGTACGACGTGCAGGTACGCGCGGTCAACGAGGCCGGCGCCGGACCGGCGACCGCGTCGGTGACGGTGACACCGGGGACCACCCCGGGCGCGCCGACCGGCCTGGCCGCAACCCGCGGCGATGCTTCGGCGACGGTCACGTTCACGCCACCGGCCGACACCGGGGGCAGCCCGGTCACCGGCTACCAGGTGTCCACCGATGACGGGCGTACCTATCAGGACCTGCCCGCCGACCGGACGATCAACGGGTTGACCAACGGCGTCACGTACCCGCTGCGGGTGCGGGCGGTCACCAGGTACGGGCCCGGCTCGGCGAGCGGGCGTGCGCTGGTCACGCCGGCGGGCCTGCCGGGGGCACCGGCGAATCCGGTGGCGTCGGCGGGTGACGGGCAGGCGGTGCTGATGTTCACCGCGCCCGACGACGGCGGGGACGCCATCACCGGCTACCAGGTGTCGATCGACGGCGGCGGGTTCCGGGACCTGCCCGGTGACAACACGATCAACGGGTTGACGAACGGCACGACGTACACGTTGCGGGTGCGGGCAGTCAACACGGTGGGCGCCGGTCCGGCGAGTGCGAGCACGACGGTCACCCCGGCCGCGGGTCTGCCCGGTGCGCCCTCCGGGCTGACCGCGATGCGGGGCAACGCGTCGATCACCGTCGCCTTCACACCGCCCGCCGGCCCGGTCACCGGCTACGACACCACCGTCGACGGCGGAGCGACCTGGCAGCCGCTGCCCACGGACAACCGGATCACCGGGCTCACCAACGGCACCGCGTATGTGGTCCGGGTGCGCGCCCGCAACACCACCGGCCCCGGCCCGGCGAGCGACCCCGCCACCGCGACCCCGGCCACCACGCCCGGGGCGCCCGGCGGTCTCAGCGCCACCCCCGGTGACAGCTCGGCGATACTGAGATACGCGGCACCGGCGGACGACGGCGGCGATGCGATCACCGGTTATCAGGTGTCGATCGACGGCGGCGGGTTCCGGGACCTGCCCGGTGACAACACGATCAACGGGTTGACGAACGGCACGACGTACACGTTGCGGGTGCGGGCAGTCAACACGGTCGGTGCCGGTCCGGCGAGTGCGAGCACGACGGTCACCCCGGCGGCCGGTGTGCCGGGTGCGCCGTCCGGGCTGACCGTGACCCGGGGCGACCGGCAGATCACCGTGGCCTTCACGCCACCCGACGGCCCGGTCACCGGCTACGAGTACTCGATCGACGACGGGGTCACCTGGCAGGCGTTGCCCGGGGACGACACGATCACCGGGCTCACCAACGGGACCTCGTACACGGTCCGGGTGCGCGCCCGCAACGGATCCGCGACCGGACCGGCGAGTGACGGCGTCACCGTGATCCCGGCCGCGGTGCCCGGCGCGCCCGGCCCGGTCACGGCAACCGCCGGGAACTCCACGGCCACGATCACCTTCACGCCGCCGGCCGACGACGGCGGCAGCCCGATCACCGGCTACCAGGTCCTGGCGCGTAGCACCGCCCCGGGCGCCGGAGCCGGCGACTCGTGGACGACGCTCGAGGTCTCCGGCAGCACCACGCTGACCGGCACGGTGGCGAACCTGACCAACGGCACGACCTATGCCGTACGGGTCCGGGCGGTCAACGCCGTCGGCGCCGGTGCACCCACCGCGAGCGCAACGGTGACGCCGGTGACGGTGCCCGGGCGCGTGCCGGCGCTCAACGCCTCGGCAGGCGACGGCCGGGCCGTCCTCATGTTCACCGCCCCCGGCGACGACGGTGGCAGCGCCATCACCGGCTACGAGTTCTCCCTCGACGACTCGGCCTGGACCACGGTGCCCGCGGACCACACGGTGACCGGCTTGACGAACGGCACGACCTACCACGTGCGGGTGCGTGCGGTGAACGCCGTCGGAGCGGGCGCCGCCAGTGACACCGCGACCGTCACACCGACGGCCGGGCTGCCGGGTGCACCGACGGGACTGACCGCCACCCGCGGCGACTCGTCCGCGACGGTGGCGTTCACCGCGCCGGCCGGCCCGGTCACCGGGTACGAGTTCTCCACCGACGACGGCTGGAACTGGGCGCCGCTGGCCGCCGACCGCCGGATTCCCGGGTTGACGAACGGTACGACGTACACCGTGCGGGTGCGTGCCGTCAATGATCGGGGCAGTGGACCGGCCAGCGCATCGGCGACCGTCACCCCGGCCGCGGTGCCCGGCCGCCCGACCGGCTTGCGCGCGGTGGCCGGGGACCGCTCGGCGAGCGTGACGTTCGCCGCGCCGGACAGCGACGGCGGCAGCCCGATCACCGGTTACGAGGTGTCCACCGACGACGGTGGGACGTGGGTCGTGCTCGCCGCTGACGGCAAGGTCACCGGTCTGGTCAACGGCACGACCTATGCCGTACGGGTGCGGGCGGTCAACGACGTCGGGCCCGGCCCCGAGAGCACCGCTGTGACTGTCACGCCGATCGCCGCACCGGGCGCTCCCACGGGACTCACCGCGACCGCCGCGGACTCGGCAGCGGTGCTCGACTTCACCGCACCGCCCGGCCCCGTCAATGCGTACGAGGTGTCAACCGATGACGGCGCATCCTGGTCACCGTTGGCCGCGAACCGGACGGTGACCGGGCTGACGAACGGGACCACGTACCGGATCCGGGTGCGGGCCCGCAACGACGCCGGCCCGGGCACGGTCAGCAACGCCGTCACGGTGACCCCGGCTGCGGTGCCCGGCCGCCCGTCCGGCCTGACCGCGGCGCCCGGCAACGGCACGGCCACGTTGACGTTCACCGCGCCGGCCGGTCCCGTCGACGGTTACGAGGTGTCCGTCGACGACGGCGTCACCTGGGCGCCGCTGGCTGCGGACCGTACGGTGCCGGGCTTGACCAACGGCAACACCTACACCGTACGGGTCAGAGCGCTCAACGCTGTCGGCGCCGGACCGGCCAGCGCCGGCGTGCAGGTGACCCCGCGGACCACCCCGGGCGCCCCGACCGGTCTGACCGCCGCCCCCGCCGACTCCTCGATCACGGTGTCGTTCACGGCCCCGGCGGACGCCGGCGGCAGCCCGATCACCGGCTACGACGTGTCCGTCGACGACGGCGGCACCTGGGCCGCGCTGGCCGCCGACCGCACGGTAACCGGCCTGACGAACGGCACCACCTATGGTGTGCGGGTGCGGGCCCGCAACGCCGCCGGTGCCGGACCGGCCGGCCCGAGCGCGTCGGCGACCCCGGTCGCCGGGCTGCCCGGCATGCCCGCCGGCCTGGTCGTGACGCGCGGCGACGCCTCCGCCGGGCTGAGTTTCACGGCGGGCACCGGCCGGGTGACCGGCTACCAGGTGTCCGTCGACGACGGCGTCAACTGGTCGGCGCTGCCGGTCACCACCACCGATGACGCGGGCACGACCACGCTCACCGCAACGGTCACCGGGCTCACGAACGGCACCACCTATGCGGTCCGGGTCCGCGCCGCGAACACCGTCGGCACGTCGCCGCCCACCGCTGCGGTGACGGTCACCCCGGCCACCCGGCCGTCCGCTCCGACCGGGCTGGTCGCCACTGCCGGGGACCGCTCGGCAACGCTGGCGTTCACCGCGCCCGCCAGCGGGGGCAACCCGATCACCGGCTACCAGGTGTCGATCGACGGCGGCGGGTTCCGGGATCTCGCCGGTGACAACACGATCACCGGGTTGACGAACGGCAGGACATACACATTGCGGGTGCGTGCGGTCAACAGTGTCGGCGCCGGTCCGGCGAGCACGTCGGTGACGGTCACCCCGGTCGCTGTGCCGGGTGCGCCGACCGGCGTGGCGGCGCGGCGCGGCAACGGCTCGGCGACCGTCACGTTCACCGCGCCGGCGGACACCGGCGGCAGCCCGATCACCGGGTACGACGTGTCCACCGATGACGGTGTCACCTGGCAGGCGTTGCCGGCGGGCGGCACGGTGACCGGGCTGAGCAACGGCACGGCCTATGCGGTGCGGGTGCGGGCGCGCAACGCGGTGGGCGCCGGTCCGGCGAGCGACGCGGTGACCGTCGTTCCCGCCACGGTGCCGGGCGCGCCCACGGGTCTGCGTGCCGCGCCCGCTGATGCCTCGGCGGTGCTGACGTTCACGGCGCCGACAGACAACGGTGGCGATCCGCTGCTCGGCTACGAGGCGTCAACGGATGACGGATCAACATGGACACCGTTGACTGTCAATGCGTCAGGTGCAGCCGTCAACGGCAGGGTCACCGGGCTCCGCAACGGCACGGCGTACCGCATCCGGGTCCGCGCCCGCAACGGTGCCGGGGCGGGTGCGCCCAGCGCGAGCACGACGGTGACCCCGGCTGCGGGGGAGACGCCGCCTGCCGTGCCGGCCGCACCCGCGCAGCTGTCCGCCGTCCCCGGTGCTGCCTCGGCCACCCTGACCGTCACGCCCGGCGCGGACGGCGGTTCGCCGGTCACGGCCTACGAGTTCTCCGTCGACGGCGGCACCACGTGGCAGCCGCTCCCGGCGGACAACGTGATCCACGGGTTGACGAACGGCACGAGCTACACGATCTCGGTGCGTGCGGTCAATGCTGTCGGGGCGGGGCCGGCGCGTACCACCGCCGTGACGCCGCGGACTGTCCCGGCGGCGCCCGCGGTGACCGCCGCGGCCGGCGACTCGTCGGTGACGCTGACGGTGACGCCCGGCGCGGACGGCGGCGCGCCGATCACGGCCTACCAGGTGTCGCTCAACGACGGCACGACCTGGCAACCGCTGCCCACCAACGCCACCCCGGGCGGCCCGACGCCCGCGCCGGGCAGCGGCTCGACCGCCACGCCGGGCAGCGGCCCGACCGCCACGCCGGGCAGCGGCACGACCACCACGCCGGGCAGCGGCACGACCACCGTGCCGGGCAGCGGCACCGCGAGCGGTCCGGTCGTCGGGACGGTGACCGGGTTGACGAACGGCACCGCCTACCGGTTCCTGGTCCGGGCGCTCAACGCGGCAGGCCCCGGCCCGGCCGGCACCCCGGTCACCGCAACCCCGATCGGCGGGCTGCCCGGCAGCCCCGGCCCGTTGACCATCAGCCCCGGGAACGGTTCGGCCACCCTGTCGTTCACGCCTGCCGCCGGCGACCCGACCGGCTACGAGGTCAGCATCGACGGCGGTGTGACCTGGCGTCCGCTGCCCGCCGACCGGATGGTGGCCGGGCTGCGCAACGGTACGTCGTACGCGATCGCCGTGCGGGCCGTGAACACCGCCGGCGCCGGGCCCGCCACCCCGGCCGTCACGGTGGTCCCGGCCACCACGCCGGGAGCGCCCGACGTGGTGTCGATCGTGTTCAGCGGTACCACAGCGACCGTCACGTTCACCGCGCCGGCCGATGATGGCGGTGCCTTTGTCAGTGGCTACGACGTGTCCGTGGACGGCGGTGCGACCTGGGCGGCGGTGTCGGTGACCGGCTCCGGCCCGCTCGTCGCCACCGTCACCGGGCTGAGCGCCGGCACCACGTACTCGGTGGTCGTACGGGCTCGCAATGCGGTCGGCGCCGGGCCGGCCAGTTCCGAGTTCGCCGTGGGTGTGCCGGCGGCGCCGACCGCTGTGGTGGTGACCCGCAGCGGCACGTCGGCGACCGTGACGTTCACCGCGCCCGACGACGACACCGTCACCGGCTACCAGGTGTCGCTCGACGGTGGGAACACCTGGGTCACGTTGCCCGCCGACGGGGTGCTCACCGGGCTGGACCCCGCCGGGACCTACACCGTCCGGGTCCGCGCGGTCAACGCCTCCGGGCCGGGCCGGGCCAGCACCGCCGTCACCTCAGCGCCGGTCGGCCCCGGGGCGCCGCGCGCGGTCAC